A single genomic interval of Apis cerana isolate GH-2021 linkage group LG2, AcerK_1.0, whole genome shotgun sequence harbors:
- the LOC108002907 gene encoding uncharacterized protein LOC108002907 isoform X3 has protein sequence MIGRWTCLKRSGGASGTASAGMVPSTGGGPGNPTGGGRMAVIGVTRNVRLRRRGASGFGFSLRGGREYAAGFYVSDVQPGSEAHRNGLRVGDQIIRVNGYPVEDAVHQEVALLAKNQQVLVLKIRSVGMIPVKDNPNDPVTWHMVQQQQQQLQYNETGLGTVPSTEVRIRILVGEKGRLGCGVCRGIVPGLTVQGTRDDGPARAAGLKAGDIIIWCNGQRLTDLPFERAIEVMRSSAVLDLIVQRPTPNHLYDCPEPLWTRGSSGYDSETSSVAAASPQPQNPSYSPQHHHDPRMHHRYPRDDAYNRNGRICCPLALSTSSCSSAEWPHMDQAQEWTRKPNNTTVIRINQSQNQNHRYPPGRLNSRGNYEDDIDNEPLYDPVAPRIDYEVHDFDANPRDEANRRLAYRRDNVRQQDVIYDGPADDIPPYHGSKENGAQEGDRKTITTVEIHQTVCPPAPPPPLPYKWSADTKPMNAKGMQMGSTMSMGSTGSTETESSLESSCSKDSASTSSSLSTSSCEPPSTVSYGSITATSAGTNKTNDTTATAHATSRNCATRTSPIACTDLGTAITQELQRRAQQRNMNNAAKTEAAREKAAEPRKPQNPEALRAQEQKVTHDKLMEEFKRAHRKMFNSAQQKVHFSDQVADQQEQEKRVLNNATSTPPTIPTPPTIPPAPPAPPAPPAPPTPPSAPPAPPPLPLPSKPKCSEDSVEMQSIESFKLKETPNPVIPKPPPTYFPIQNSAAVSNGSPRHGAGNKAQVNGKESSSPVSETAKTPAPPPVATNAQNVKPSSGKVAIRIGAYEGEAKQPSKLDFLSQQPRADRNGTDELANGPVVSRLQNELAATLQRSNLRRKTDGEVQPTIKPIPENTAVSNNEATNSEPGKLGQSNVEKLASALNNKVTIKVNPEHNNR, from the exons ATGATTGGACGTTGGACGTGTTTGAAACG GTCGGGTGGTGCATCCGGCACGGCGAGTGCCGGCATGGTTCCATCGACCGGTGGAGGTCCTGGGAATCCAACGGGAGGCGGCAGGATGGCCGTGATCGGTGTGACCAGGAATGTCAGACTGAGGCGGCGTGGAGCGTCCGGGTTCGGCTTCTCCCTGCGCGGTGGCAGGGAGTACGCGGCCGGATTTTACGTGAGCGACGTGCAACCAGGTAGCGAGGCTCACAGAAATGGATTAAGG GTCGGCGATCAGATCATAAGGGTGAACGGGTATCCGGTCGAGGACGCTGTCCATCAGGAAGTTGCGCTTCTGGCAAAAAATCAGCAAGTGCTCGTTCTCAAGATTCGaa GCGTGGGAATGATACCGGTGAAAGA CAACCCGAACGATCCGGTCACTTGGCACATGgtgcagcagcaacagcagcagctaCAGTACAACGAAACTGGTTTGGGTACCGTGCCGAGCACCGAAGTCAGGATTCGAATTCTCGTCGGCGAGAAGGGTCGCCTCGGGTGTGGCGTTTGCAGAGGCATCGTGCCAGGCCTTACCGTTCAG GGTACGAGAGACGACGGGCCAGCGAGGGCAGCTGGTTTAAAAGCCGGCGACATTATAATTTGGTGCAACGGTCAACGGCTCACCGATCTTCCATTCGAGAGAGCCATCGAGGTGATGAGAAGCTCCGCGGTTCTCGACCTGATAGTGCAACGACCCACACCGAATCACCTTTACGACTGCCCCGAACCACTCTGGACCCGCGGCTCGAGCGGTTACGACTCTGAAACGTCGAGCGTGGCTGCAGCCAGCCCGCAGCCGCAAAATCCTTCCTACTCGCCCCAGCATCACCACGATCCAAGGATGCACCATCGATATCCTCGGGACGATGCTTACAATCGAAATGGAAG GATCTGTTGCCCGCTTGCCCTGTCCACCAGCAGTTGCAGTTCCGCGGAATGGCCCCACATGGATCAG GCCCAAGAGTGGACACGTAAACCAAATAACACGACGGTGATCCGTATAAATCAGAGCCAGAACCAAAACCATAGGTACCCGCCCGGTCGTTTGAATTCGCGTGGAAATTACGAAGACGACATCGACAACGAGCCGCTCTACGACCCGGTGGCGCCGAGGATCGATTACGAGGTCCACGATTTCGACGCCAATCCGAGGGACGAAGCGAATCGCCGCTTGGCTTATCGAAGGGACAACGTTCGACAACAGGACGTCATTTATGATGGACCGGCCGATGACATTCCTCCCTATCATGGATCCAAA GAAAACGGCGCACAGGAAGGAGATAGGAAAACGATAACGACCGTGGAGATCCACCAAACCGTCTGCCCACCGGCGCCAccgcctcctcttccttacAAGTGGTCCGCAG ATACGAAGCCAATGAACGCGAAGGGTATGCAAATGGGCAGCACGATGTCGATGGGCAGCACAGGCTCGACCGAGACCGAGTCCAGCCTCGAGTCTTCCTGCAGCAAGGACTCCGCCTCGACCTCCTCGTCCTTATCGACGTCCTCCTGCGAGCCACCGTCGACCGTTTCGTACGGCTCGATCACCGCCACCTCGGCCGGGACCAATAAAACGAACGACACCACGGCCACGGCACACGCAACGTCCCGTAATTGCGCCACAAGGACATCTCCGATCGCCTGCACCGATCTCGGCACCGCCATCACCCAGGAATTGCAGAGGCGGGCGCAGCAG AGGAATATGAACAACGCCGCAAAAACGGAAGCAGCGAGGGAGAAGGCCGCGGAACCGCGGAAGCCGCAAAATCCGGAAGCTCTGAGGGCGCAGGAACAGAAGGTTACTCACGATAAG CTGATGGAGGAGTTCAAACGTGCCCACCGAAAGATGTTCAACAGCGCGCAGCAAAAAGTCCATTTCTCAGATCAGGTGGCGGATCAG CAGGAGCAAGAAAAAAGGGTATTGAACAACGCGACGTCGACGCCACCAACGATACCAACACCGCCGACCATACCTCCTGCGCCTCCTGCACCTCCGGCGCCCCCCGCGCCGCCCACGCCGCCGTCTGCGCCACCGGCTCCGCCGCCTCTTCCGCTTCCCTCCAAGCCCAAGTGCAGCGAGGATTCCGTCGAGATGCAGAGCATAGAGTCGTTCAAATTGAAAGAGACGCCGAACCCGGTGATTCCAAAGCCTCCGCCGACCTACTTCCCTATACAAAATTCCGCGGCCGTGTCTAACGGAAGCCCGCGACACGGGGCCGGAAACAAGGCGCAAGTGAATGGGAAAGAGTCGTCGAGTCCGGTATCGGAGACGGCGAAAACACCTGCCCCTCCTCCGGTGGCCACGAACGCGCAAAATGTGAAACCGTCGAGCGGAAAGGTGGCCATTAGGATAGGCGCGTACGAGGGGGAAGCGAAACAGCCGTCTAAACTCGACTTCCTGTCGCAGCAGCCTCGCGCAGACAGAAACGGCACGGACGAATTGGCGAACGGACCAGTGGTCTCGAGATTGCAGAACGAATTGGCTGCCACGTTGCAAAGATCGAACCTAAGAAGAAAGACTGACGGG GAAGTACAGCCAACCATTAAACCGATCCCCGAAAACACAGCGGTGTCAAACAACGAGGCAACCAACTCGGAGCCGGGAAAGTTGGGTCAGAGCAACGTCGAGAAGCTCGCGTCCGCTCTGAACAACAAAGTCACCATCAAAGTGAACCCGGAgcataataatcgataa
- the LOC108002907 gene encoding uncharacterized protein LOC108002907 isoform X2 — MDSNMSTAAFMHRSGGASGTASAGMVPSTGGGPGNPTGGGRMAVIGVTRNVRLRRRGASGFGFSLRGGREYAAGFYVSDVQPGSEAHRNGLRVGDQIIRVNGYPVEDAVHQEVALLAKNQQVLVLKIRSVGMIPVKDNPNDPVTWHMVQQQQQQLQYNETGLGTVPSTEVRIRILVGEKGRLGCGVCRGIVPGLTVQGTRDDGPARAAGLKAGDIIIWCNGQRLTDLPFERAIEVMRSSAVLDLIVQRPTPNHLYDCPEPLWTRGSSGYDSETSSVAAASPQPQNPSYSPQHHHDPRMHHRYPRDDAYNRNGRICCPLALSTSSCSSAEWPHMDQAQEWTRKPNNTTVIRINQSQNQNHRYPPGRLNSRGNYEDDIDNEPLYDPVAPRIDYEVHDFDANPRDEANRRLAYRRDNVRQQDVIYDGPADDIPPYHGSKENGAQEGDRKTITTVEIHQTVCPPAPPPPLPYKWSADTKPMNAKGMQMGSTMSMGSTGSTETESSLESSCSKDSASTSSSLSTSSCEPPSTVSYGSITATSAGTNKTNDTTATAHATSRNCATRTSPIACTDLGTAITQELQRRAQQRNMNNAAKTEAAREKAAEPRKPQNPEALRAQEQKVTHDKLMEEFKRAHRKMFNSAQQKVHFSDQVADQEQEKRVLNNATSTPPTIPTPPTIPPAPPAPPAPPAPPTPPSAPPAPPPLPLPSKPKCSEDSVEMQSIESFKLKETPNPVIPKPPPTYFPIQNSAAVSNGSPRHGAGNKAQVNGKESSSPVSETAKTPAPPPVATNAQNVKPSSGKVAIRIGAYEGEAKQPSKLDFLSQQPRADRNGTDELANGPVVSRLQNELAATLQRSNLRRKTDGEVQPTIKPIPENTAVSNNEATNSEPGKLGQSNVEKLASALNNKVTIKVNPEHNNR, encoded by the exons GTCGGGTGGTGCATCCGGCACGGCGAGTGCCGGCATGGTTCCATCGACCGGTGGAGGTCCTGGGAATCCAACGGGAGGCGGCAGGATGGCCGTGATCGGTGTGACCAGGAATGTCAGACTGAGGCGGCGTGGAGCGTCCGGGTTCGGCTTCTCCCTGCGCGGTGGCAGGGAGTACGCGGCCGGATTTTACGTGAGCGACGTGCAACCAGGTAGCGAGGCTCACAGAAATGGATTAAGG GTCGGCGATCAGATCATAAGGGTGAACGGGTATCCGGTCGAGGACGCTGTCCATCAGGAAGTTGCGCTTCTGGCAAAAAATCAGCAAGTGCTCGTTCTCAAGATTCGaa GCGTGGGAATGATACCGGTGAAAGA CAACCCGAACGATCCGGTCACTTGGCACATGgtgcagcagcaacagcagcagctaCAGTACAACGAAACTGGTTTGGGTACCGTGCCGAGCACCGAAGTCAGGATTCGAATTCTCGTCGGCGAGAAGGGTCGCCTCGGGTGTGGCGTTTGCAGAGGCATCGTGCCAGGCCTTACCGTTCAG GGTACGAGAGACGACGGGCCAGCGAGGGCAGCTGGTTTAAAAGCCGGCGACATTATAATTTGGTGCAACGGTCAACGGCTCACCGATCTTCCATTCGAGAGAGCCATCGAGGTGATGAGAAGCTCCGCGGTTCTCGACCTGATAGTGCAACGACCCACACCGAATCACCTTTACGACTGCCCCGAACCACTCTGGACCCGCGGCTCGAGCGGTTACGACTCTGAAACGTCGAGCGTGGCTGCAGCCAGCCCGCAGCCGCAAAATCCTTCCTACTCGCCCCAGCATCACCACGATCCAAGGATGCACCATCGATATCCTCGGGACGATGCTTACAATCGAAATGGAAG GATCTGTTGCCCGCTTGCCCTGTCCACCAGCAGTTGCAGTTCCGCGGAATGGCCCCACATGGATCAG GCCCAAGAGTGGACACGTAAACCAAATAACACGACGGTGATCCGTATAAATCAGAGCCAGAACCAAAACCATAGGTACCCGCCCGGTCGTTTGAATTCGCGTGGAAATTACGAAGACGACATCGACAACGAGCCGCTCTACGACCCGGTGGCGCCGAGGATCGATTACGAGGTCCACGATTTCGACGCCAATCCGAGGGACGAAGCGAATCGCCGCTTGGCTTATCGAAGGGACAACGTTCGACAACAGGACGTCATTTATGATGGACCGGCCGATGACATTCCTCCCTATCATGGATCCAAA GAAAACGGCGCACAGGAAGGAGATAGGAAAACGATAACGACCGTGGAGATCCACCAAACCGTCTGCCCACCGGCGCCAccgcctcctcttccttacAAGTGGTCCGCAG ATACGAAGCCAATGAACGCGAAGGGTATGCAAATGGGCAGCACGATGTCGATGGGCAGCACAGGCTCGACCGAGACCGAGTCCAGCCTCGAGTCTTCCTGCAGCAAGGACTCCGCCTCGACCTCCTCGTCCTTATCGACGTCCTCCTGCGAGCCACCGTCGACCGTTTCGTACGGCTCGATCACCGCCACCTCGGCCGGGACCAATAAAACGAACGACACCACGGCCACGGCACACGCAACGTCCCGTAATTGCGCCACAAGGACATCTCCGATCGCCTGCACCGATCTCGGCACCGCCATCACCCAGGAATTGCAGAGGCGGGCGCAGCAG AGGAATATGAACAACGCCGCAAAAACGGAAGCAGCGAGGGAGAAGGCCGCGGAACCGCGGAAGCCGCAAAATCCGGAAGCTCTGAGGGCGCAGGAACAGAAGGTTACTCACGATAAG CTGATGGAGGAGTTCAAACGTGCCCACCGAAAGATGTTCAACAGCGCGCAGCAAAAAGTCCATTTCTCAGATCAGGTGGCGGATCAG GAGCAAGAAAAAAGGGTATTGAACAACGCGACGTCGACGCCACCAACGATACCAACACCGCCGACCATACCTCCTGCGCCTCCTGCACCTCCGGCGCCCCCCGCGCCGCCCACGCCGCCGTCTGCGCCACCGGCTCCGCCGCCTCTTCCGCTTCCCTCCAAGCCCAAGTGCAGCGAGGATTCCGTCGAGATGCAGAGCATAGAGTCGTTCAAATTGAAAGAGACGCCGAACCCGGTGATTCCAAAGCCTCCGCCGACCTACTTCCCTATACAAAATTCCGCGGCCGTGTCTAACGGAAGCCCGCGACACGGGGCCGGAAACAAGGCGCAAGTGAATGGGAAAGAGTCGTCGAGTCCGGTATCGGAGACGGCGAAAACACCTGCCCCTCCTCCGGTGGCCACGAACGCGCAAAATGTGAAACCGTCGAGCGGAAAGGTGGCCATTAGGATAGGCGCGTACGAGGGGGAAGCGAAACAGCCGTCTAAACTCGACTTCCTGTCGCAGCAGCCTCGCGCAGACAGAAACGGCACGGACGAATTGGCGAACGGACCAGTGGTCTCGAGATTGCAGAACGAATTGGCTGCCACGTTGCAAAGATCGAACCTAAGAAGAAAGACTGACGGG GAAGTACAGCCAACCATTAAACCGATCCCCGAAAACACAGCGGTGTCAAACAACGAGGCAACCAACTCGGAGCCGGGAAAGTTGGGTCAGAGCAACGTCGAGAAGCTCGCGTCCGCTCTGAACAACAAAGTCACCATCAAAGTGAACCCGGAgcataataatcgataa
- the LOC108002907 gene encoding uncharacterized protein LOC108002907 isoform X1, with protein sequence MDSNMSTAAFMHRSGGASGTASAGMVPSTGGGPGNPTGGGRMAVIGVTRNVRLRRRGASGFGFSLRGGREYAAGFYVSDVQPGSEAHRNGLRVGDQIIRVNGYPVEDAVHQEVALLAKNQQVLVLKIRSVGMIPVKDNPNDPVTWHMVQQQQQQLQYNETGLGTVPSTEVRIRILVGEKGRLGCGVCRGIVPGLTVQGTRDDGPARAAGLKAGDIIIWCNGQRLTDLPFERAIEVMRSSAVLDLIVQRPTPNHLYDCPEPLWTRGSSGYDSETSSVAAASPQPQNPSYSPQHHHDPRMHHRYPRDDAYNRNGRICCPLALSTSSCSSAEWPHMDQAQEWTRKPNNTTVIRINQSQNQNHRYPPGRLNSRGNYEDDIDNEPLYDPVAPRIDYEVHDFDANPRDEANRRLAYRRDNVRQQDVIYDGPADDIPPYHGSKENGAQEGDRKTITTVEIHQTVCPPAPPPPLPYKWSADTKPMNAKGMQMGSTMSMGSTGSTETESSLESSCSKDSASTSSSLSTSSCEPPSTVSYGSITATSAGTNKTNDTTATAHATSRNCATRTSPIACTDLGTAITQELQRRAQQRNMNNAAKTEAAREKAAEPRKPQNPEALRAQEQKVTHDKLMEEFKRAHRKMFNSAQQKVHFSDQVADQQEQEKRVLNNATSTPPTIPTPPTIPPAPPAPPAPPAPPTPPSAPPAPPPLPLPSKPKCSEDSVEMQSIESFKLKETPNPVIPKPPPTYFPIQNSAAVSNGSPRHGAGNKAQVNGKESSSPVSETAKTPAPPPVATNAQNVKPSSGKVAIRIGAYEGEAKQPSKLDFLSQQPRADRNGTDELANGPVVSRLQNELAATLQRSNLRRKTDGEVQPTIKPIPENTAVSNNEATNSEPGKLGQSNVEKLASALNNKVTIKVNPEHNNR encoded by the exons GTCGGGTGGTGCATCCGGCACGGCGAGTGCCGGCATGGTTCCATCGACCGGTGGAGGTCCTGGGAATCCAACGGGAGGCGGCAGGATGGCCGTGATCGGTGTGACCAGGAATGTCAGACTGAGGCGGCGTGGAGCGTCCGGGTTCGGCTTCTCCCTGCGCGGTGGCAGGGAGTACGCGGCCGGATTTTACGTGAGCGACGTGCAACCAGGTAGCGAGGCTCACAGAAATGGATTAAGG GTCGGCGATCAGATCATAAGGGTGAACGGGTATCCGGTCGAGGACGCTGTCCATCAGGAAGTTGCGCTTCTGGCAAAAAATCAGCAAGTGCTCGTTCTCAAGATTCGaa GCGTGGGAATGATACCGGTGAAAGA CAACCCGAACGATCCGGTCACTTGGCACATGgtgcagcagcaacagcagcagctaCAGTACAACGAAACTGGTTTGGGTACCGTGCCGAGCACCGAAGTCAGGATTCGAATTCTCGTCGGCGAGAAGGGTCGCCTCGGGTGTGGCGTTTGCAGAGGCATCGTGCCAGGCCTTACCGTTCAG GGTACGAGAGACGACGGGCCAGCGAGGGCAGCTGGTTTAAAAGCCGGCGACATTATAATTTGGTGCAACGGTCAACGGCTCACCGATCTTCCATTCGAGAGAGCCATCGAGGTGATGAGAAGCTCCGCGGTTCTCGACCTGATAGTGCAACGACCCACACCGAATCACCTTTACGACTGCCCCGAACCACTCTGGACCCGCGGCTCGAGCGGTTACGACTCTGAAACGTCGAGCGTGGCTGCAGCCAGCCCGCAGCCGCAAAATCCTTCCTACTCGCCCCAGCATCACCACGATCCAAGGATGCACCATCGATATCCTCGGGACGATGCTTACAATCGAAATGGAAG GATCTGTTGCCCGCTTGCCCTGTCCACCAGCAGTTGCAGTTCCGCGGAATGGCCCCACATGGATCAG GCCCAAGAGTGGACACGTAAACCAAATAACACGACGGTGATCCGTATAAATCAGAGCCAGAACCAAAACCATAGGTACCCGCCCGGTCGTTTGAATTCGCGTGGAAATTACGAAGACGACATCGACAACGAGCCGCTCTACGACCCGGTGGCGCCGAGGATCGATTACGAGGTCCACGATTTCGACGCCAATCCGAGGGACGAAGCGAATCGCCGCTTGGCTTATCGAAGGGACAACGTTCGACAACAGGACGTCATTTATGATGGACCGGCCGATGACATTCCTCCCTATCATGGATCCAAA GAAAACGGCGCACAGGAAGGAGATAGGAAAACGATAACGACCGTGGAGATCCACCAAACCGTCTGCCCACCGGCGCCAccgcctcctcttccttacAAGTGGTCCGCAG ATACGAAGCCAATGAACGCGAAGGGTATGCAAATGGGCAGCACGATGTCGATGGGCAGCACAGGCTCGACCGAGACCGAGTCCAGCCTCGAGTCTTCCTGCAGCAAGGACTCCGCCTCGACCTCCTCGTCCTTATCGACGTCCTCCTGCGAGCCACCGTCGACCGTTTCGTACGGCTCGATCACCGCCACCTCGGCCGGGACCAATAAAACGAACGACACCACGGCCACGGCACACGCAACGTCCCGTAATTGCGCCACAAGGACATCTCCGATCGCCTGCACCGATCTCGGCACCGCCATCACCCAGGAATTGCAGAGGCGGGCGCAGCAG AGGAATATGAACAACGCCGCAAAAACGGAAGCAGCGAGGGAGAAGGCCGCGGAACCGCGGAAGCCGCAAAATCCGGAAGCTCTGAGGGCGCAGGAACAGAAGGTTACTCACGATAAG CTGATGGAGGAGTTCAAACGTGCCCACCGAAAGATGTTCAACAGCGCGCAGCAAAAAGTCCATTTCTCAGATCAGGTGGCGGATCAG CAGGAGCAAGAAAAAAGGGTATTGAACAACGCGACGTCGACGCCACCAACGATACCAACACCGCCGACCATACCTCCTGCGCCTCCTGCACCTCCGGCGCCCCCCGCGCCGCCCACGCCGCCGTCTGCGCCACCGGCTCCGCCGCCTCTTCCGCTTCCCTCCAAGCCCAAGTGCAGCGAGGATTCCGTCGAGATGCAGAGCATAGAGTCGTTCAAATTGAAAGAGACGCCGAACCCGGTGATTCCAAAGCCTCCGCCGACCTACTTCCCTATACAAAATTCCGCGGCCGTGTCTAACGGAAGCCCGCGACACGGGGCCGGAAACAAGGCGCAAGTGAATGGGAAAGAGTCGTCGAGTCCGGTATCGGAGACGGCGAAAACACCTGCCCCTCCTCCGGTGGCCACGAACGCGCAAAATGTGAAACCGTCGAGCGGAAAGGTGGCCATTAGGATAGGCGCGTACGAGGGGGAAGCGAAACAGCCGTCTAAACTCGACTTCCTGTCGCAGCAGCCTCGCGCAGACAGAAACGGCACGGACGAATTGGCGAACGGACCAGTGGTCTCGAGATTGCAGAACGAATTGGCTGCCACGTTGCAAAGATCGAACCTAAGAAGAAAGACTGACGGG GAAGTACAGCCAACCATTAAACCGATCCCCGAAAACACAGCGGTGTCAAACAACGAGGCAACCAACTCGGAGCCGGGAAAGTTGGGTCAGAGCAACGTCGAGAAGCTCGCGTCCGCTCTGAACAACAAAGTCACCATCAAAGTGAACCCGGAgcataataatcgataa
- the LOC108002907 gene encoding uncharacterized protein LOC108002907 isoform X5 translates to MDSNMSTAAFMHRSGGASGTASAGMVPSTGGGPGNPTGGGRMAVIGVTRNVRLRRRGASGFGFSLRGGREYAAGFYVSDVQPGSEAHRNGLRVGDQIIRVNGYPVEDAVHQEVALLAKNQQVLVLKIRSVGMIPVKDNPNDPVTWHMVQQQQQQLQYNETGLGTVPSTEVRIRILVGEKGRLGCGVCRGIVPGLTVQGTRDDGPARAAGLKAGDIIIWCNGQRLTDLPFERAIEVMRSSAVLDLIVQRPTPNHLYDCPEPLWTRGSSGYDSETSSVAAASPQPQNPSYSPQHHHDPRMHHRYPRDDAYNRNGRICCPLALSTSSCSSAEWPHMDQAQEWTRKPNNTTVIRINQSQNQNHRYPPGRLNSRGNYEDDIDNEPLYDPVAPRIDYEVHDFDANPRDEANRRLAYRRDNVRQQDVIYDGPADDIPPYHGSKENGAQEGDRKTITTVEIHQTVCPPAPPPPLPYKWSADTKPMNAKGMQMGSTMSMGSTGSTETESSLESSCSKDSASTSSSLSTSSCEPPSTVSYGSITATSAGTNKTNDTTATAHATSRNCATRTSPIACTDLGTAITQELQRRAQQRNMNNAAKTEAAREKAAEPRKPQNPEALRAQEQKVTHDKEQEKRVLNNATSTPPTIPTPPTIPPAPPAPPAPPAPPTPPSAPPAPPPLPLPSKPKCSEDSVEMQSIESFKLKETPNPVIPKPPPTYFPIQNSAAVSNGSPRHGAGNKAQVNGKESSSPVSETAKTPAPPPVATNAQNVKPSSGKVAIRIGAYEGEAKQPSKLDFLSQQPRADRNGTDELANGPVVSRLQNELAATLQRSNLRRKTDGEVQPTIKPIPENTAVSNNEATNSEPGKLGQSNVEKLASALNNKVTIKVNPEHNNR, encoded by the exons GTCGGGTGGTGCATCCGGCACGGCGAGTGCCGGCATGGTTCCATCGACCGGTGGAGGTCCTGGGAATCCAACGGGAGGCGGCAGGATGGCCGTGATCGGTGTGACCAGGAATGTCAGACTGAGGCGGCGTGGAGCGTCCGGGTTCGGCTTCTCCCTGCGCGGTGGCAGGGAGTACGCGGCCGGATTTTACGTGAGCGACGTGCAACCAGGTAGCGAGGCTCACAGAAATGGATTAAGG GTCGGCGATCAGATCATAAGGGTGAACGGGTATCCGGTCGAGGACGCTGTCCATCAGGAAGTTGCGCTTCTGGCAAAAAATCAGCAAGTGCTCGTTCTCAAGATTCGaa GCGTGGGAATGATACCGGTGAAAGA CAACCCGAACGATCCGGTCACTTGGCACATGgtgcagcagcaacagcagcagctaCAGTACAACGAAACTGGTTTGGGTACCGTGCCGAGCACCGAAGTCAGGATTCGAATTCTCGTCGGCGAGAAGGGTCGCCTCGGGTGTGGCGTTTGCAGAGGCATCGTGCCAGGCCTTACCGTTCAG GGTACGAGAGACGACGGGCCAGCGAGGGCAGCTGGTTTAAAAGCCGGCGACATTATAATTTGGTGCAACGGTCAACGGCTCACCGATCTTCCATTCGAGAGAGCCATCGAGGTGATGAGAAGCTCCGCGGTTCTCGACCTGATAGTGCAACGACCCACACCGAATCACCTTTACGACTGCCCCGAACCACTCTGGACCCGCGGCTCGAGCGGTTACGACTCTGAAACGTCGAGCGTGGCTGCAGCCAGCCCGCAGCCGCAAAATCCTTCCTACTCGCCCCAGCATCACCACGATCCAAGGATGCACCATCGATATCCTCGGGACGATGCTTACAATCGAAATGGAAG GATCTGTTGCCCGCTTGCCCTGTCCACCAGCAGTTGCAGTTCCGCGGAATGGCCCCACATGGATCAG GCCCAAGAGTGGACACGTAAACCAAATAACACGACGGTGATCCGTATAAATCAGAGCCAGAACCAAAACCATAGGTACCCGCCCGGTCGTTTGAATTCGCGTGGAAATTACGAAGACGACATCGACAACGAGCCGCTCTACGACCCGGTGGCGCCGAGGATCGATTACGAGGTCCACGATTTCGACGCCAATCCGAGGGACGAAGCGAATCGCCGCTTGGCTTATCGAAGGGACAACGTTCGACAACAGGACGTCATTTATGATGGACCGGCCGATGACATTCCTCCCTATCATGGATCCAAA GAAAACGGCGCACAGGAAGGAGATAGGAAAACGATAACGACCGTGGAGATCCACCAAACCGTCTGCCCACCGGCGCCAccgcctcctcttccttacAAGTGGTCCGCAG ATACGAAGCCAATGAACGCGAAGGGTATGCAAATGGGCAGCACGATGTCGATGGGCAGCACAGGCTCGACCGAGACCGAGTCCAGCCTCGAGTCTTCCTGCAGCAAGGACTCCGCCTCGACCTCCTCGTCCTTATCGACGTCCTCCTGCGAGCCACCGTCGACCGTTTCGTACGGCTCGATCACCGCCACCTCGGCCGGGACCAATAAAACGAACGACACCACGGCCACGGCACACGCAACGTCCCGTAATTGCGCCACAAGGACATCTCCGATCGCCTGCACCGATCTCGGCACCGCCATCACCCAGGAATTGCAGAGGCGGGCGCAGCAG AGGAATATGAACAACGCCGCAAAAACGGAAGCAGCGAGGGAGAAGGCCGCGGAACCGCGGAAGCCGCAAAATCCGGAAGCTCTGAGGGCGCAGGAACAGAAGGTTACTCACGATAAG GAGCAAGAAAAAAGGGTATTGAACAACGCGACGTCGACGCCACCAACGATACCAACACCGCCGACCATACCTCCTGCGCCTCCTGCACCTCCGGCGCCCCCCGCGCCGCCCACGCCGCCGTCTGCGCCACCGGCTCCGCCGCCTCTTCCGCTTCCCTCCAAGCCCAAGTGCAGCGAGGATTCCGTCGAGATGCAGAGCATAGAGTCGTTCAAATTGAAAGAGACGCCGAACCCGGTGATTCCAAAGCCTCCGCCGACCTACTTCCCTATACAAAATTCCGCGGCCGTGTCTAACGGAAGCCCGCGACACGGGGCCGGAAACAAGGCGCAAGTGAATGGGAAAGAGTCGTCGAGTCCGGTATCGGAGACGGCGAAAACACCTGCCCCTCCTCCGGTGGCCACGAACGCGCAAAATGTGAAACCGTCGAGCGGAAAGGTGGCCATTAGGATAGGCGCGTACGAGGGGGAAGCGAAACAGCCGTCTAAACTCGACTTCCTGTCGCAGCAGCCTCGCGCAGACAGAAACGGCACGGACGAATTGGCGAACGGACCAGTGGTCTCGAGATTGCAGAACGAATTGGCTGCCACGTTGCAAAGATCGAACCTAAGAAGAAAGACTGACGGG GAAGTACAGCCAACCATTAAACCGATCCCCGAAAACACAGCGGTGTCAAACAACGAGGCAACCAACTCGGAGCCGGGAAAGTTGGGTCAGAGCAACGTCGAGAAGCTCGCGTCCGCTCTGAACAACAAAGTCACCATCAAAGTGAACCCGGAgcataataatcgataa